The sequence below is a genomic window from Lolium perenne isolate Kyuss_39 chromosome 4, Kyuss_2.0, whole genome shotgun sequence.
GAGAAATCAACAGCCAGTTTATACTGTAATTATCAATGCTTCAAAAAGTTGGTATTGTAAGGCAAGCTGAATTTGGAAAACGTTCAGACTTTTGTATTGCATCTCGTATAGCAGATGCTCATGTAATCATGCAATTCCTTTGTTTTTTACCAAATTTGTGTAAAAAAGCAAGCGAACCTATGTAAGCAATTTCAGAATAATAAAATGACTAAGAATGTCATTTGCAATCCTTGGAACTCTGTGGATTTCTTGGTCTAAGTTAAACTGTTCTGTAGAACAATAAGTGAACAAACAGGCTGCACACACGGCACATTTGcagttttttttcgataaagggaatatattaatatcaagaagataccaattacacccagcctctgcaacaacgcaccgccctaatggcactacggatgcacacagccaaaaacaagaaaagaaaactaagaaacaaaagtcccgctacagtatcttgggcctaacaacagcaatacatccaccgccaagacaacacctgaattacagactctccaaaaacgacgcctccaagaaaggaacagtgctcaaacaccatcgtcgcccgatcaaagatcttaggttttcaccatgaagatagtccccgctctcaaaacaatgcctccaccaaggtcattgccaggcacaaccaattaaggccagaccttgggttttcaccctaaaaggtaggactctgcacttcacctgtgttgtcgcccccactttcataccgctgctgtgaagcccggaacaccaagcaagtccctcaacagcgcggagacttgaacctcccttagctagtcctcccctccggccttcatgaaattctcttcttccgactttcataatggatccatagtcacttgatgtcaacacagaaaaaaagcttcgcgccgctccctccagaaccaatcggtcggaataaaagcatgggtgcgcacgaccgaatacctccgatccagcaaactccaggcaaagcactgttacattcgctggcggagccttccggaactcaacccccggccagatcacgagtccaggcctccggtaggtcctcctcttcacgcaagagaggccctaggactgccgccgttattcaggtcggacccccacgtcggcgaccatcccgggctagcgaaaccaaccctccaccggcgacaccatcgccggcttccatgcacctccatctcgccgccggatcgcggtgatagatcaaaagatccaccaccaccaaccgcaagccgaccctctccggcgaagaagagggccacctcctccgtcgaacccaaggctgctgccccgggcgccctcgtgtcgcggaagaagcccgagatcgcctcctcgCACCAATGAGAGGCGGGGGGGAGGGCATGGCGTAGACcgagggcctggccgccgcccaccaccagcccctacCGGTGTGCTGCGGGTGGAAGCCTTCGGGAGGGGAGGGGGGACCGCAGCGCaagagccgccgccgcccatcaccatccacgccggccgccgccgtatgcgtcgaggaggggagagcccgtccgccgtcccccacgacggcgaggaaaggcccccgccgccgccacgccccgagggtctttgccccggcggcgctaccggcggcggcggcggttagggtTGGGGAGGGGTCGGGAGGAGGAGGGGTTGGGGAGGGGTCGGGAGGAGGCGGTATCAACTCACGTCTCACACAGGTTCAAAGCTGGGAACACTCACATCACCTCCAAAAAGGCCAAATCTGTAACCAAACTAAATGCACACTACATTTTGGCTCTTGTTACAGACCAGATAATTTTGTCTTTCCATAAATATAATGTAAGGCACCGTCTTCTTTTAAGACCCAAAGGCATTTGCTATCAGTAATTTAACACTGAAACAAATGAACAGTATTGGATTAAGCATGAGAGTGACATGGTTTGTTTCCTTGAAATGTTGACCAAACAAACTCACCATGTCAGCAGAAACAAATTCTTGGGTAGGTCTTTACAAAATGTAAAATGACATACTATAAATCATCAATTAAAAGTATCATTTGGATCGAGTGTTAATAATCGGCAACCCCACTGTGAGGACATAGCTTATGTTTCCTTGCCAAAATGTTTTGTTTAAACCTCCCTATTTCTGTGAAGACATAGCTTATGTTTCCTTGTCAAAAGGTTAGGTTTAAGAGAACCTTGTCAAAAGAATAAGCAATTAAACTGTTTAGACCGATCCCAGAATTTATTTAACATAGCCAGAATTTATTTAACATAGCTAATGGTATGAAATTTTGCAGTGATCAATCAAACGGGAATGCACCTCTGTCtccatttcttttcttttttcgatACAAAGCATAACATGCTCCGGGTTCCATTATCAGAAGATAACGGAACAATGTTTTGTTTTCTCTGCAATGCACCAAGGGACGAGGAGGAAAAAGAAAAGACCTAAAAAACGAGAGCTGCAGATTATCCGCCAGGCATAGCCTGGTATCCCCAAAGCCACTACCGCATCTCCTACGCTGGATTGTACGTAACGGTGCGCTCCCTCCACTGCCCAGTTTCTACAGCGGGAATTCACCGCAAACCCCCAAAGCCACTACCGAGTCACCACTCACCACAGAGAGTCGGACGCACGCATCGCAAATTCGCAAGGGAAGGAAGCAGAGGCAGAGGCGACTGCGATATGGTCATCGATCTTACCGGCCTGTGGTGCGCGGTTGGAATTGGGTGAACCTggcggcaggcggcggcggcggagtcgcGGCACAGGGAGCCGTCGGTGGGCTCAGCCGGCGGCGGTTGCGGGCGGCGGCGCTGCAAGCAGAAGAGTGTAGCGGCGATCGGCATGCAGCCACCTCATTTTGCTACTTGTTCCGCAGCAGCGAGGACATAGCGCGATTAGTAGAGGAAAAAAATAGCCTGTTATAacaaaatactccctccgtccataaatagatgctaaaaatttgtctaaattcgaatgtatctatacactaaatcgtggctagatacatttaaatttagataagcttttggcatctatttatggacagaggtagtagctTAAATTAGCGTGTGCTCTCTAGATAtgttatagcgcgctattagCGCCAACATAGCACGCTATTTTTTTCCATAGTAGTATTACCCTTGTTCACTAATGTAataatttttaaatattttaTTAATATGTATTAGATATCACTTTATTCCAAATTATAAACTGTTTTAGAAAACTAATTTCTTTTTAATAAATGGCTTGTAATAtggaatggaggtagtatatACCAAAATCTTTGGCGACAGACATGCATAAGGGGgtgtttgttgtggctttttttggcttttggctttggcaaaagccaccaaaagcacctaaataggtgctttttttggcttttggattttggaagccaaaagaatatgatctttgtttttggcttccaaaatccaaaagccaaaaaaagcacctatttaggtgcttttggtggcttttgccaaagccaaaagccaaaaaaagccacaacaaacacCCCCTAAGTCATTCACAAGAAAAACTGAAAGATGTTACATTAGTGAACGGATGGAGTTGTAAATGTCATGATAGTTTTCAAAAACAAATGAGCTGGGCTATCATATGTAAATCAAACGAACAACATTCTCTCGCGCACACTCAATTTTTTCAGGATACTTGTGAGATATTATGTTTTAGATTACCCTAAAAGTATATTTTTGGATATTACAATATACAAGCATATATACAGATCATGCAAGTGTCATAATTTAGTTCAGAGAGTATTGTTATCTGTCTCCTCCCAGTTTTCCTTACATTTAAGGTGCTTAATCTAGGTAGAAAATAAAAAGGACAATGTCTCAAAATGTAAAATAATAATAACATAACACTTCATGTAAATATACTTAGTATGGTTTCAATTGTATCTTAAATTCAATACAATATaagaaataccacatatattaaCAATTTTCTATGTGGTTAACTATGATAAGTAAGGAATATGCAAAAATATATAGGTCGATATTACATTTGTTAGAAGTATACAATTTAGTATAAACTATTACAACATAATCATTCATCAACTTCCAAATATTGGGGTGTCACTCGAATGGAAGTGACGGGATTCAGCCTCTCGGGTATACATTAAtccggctatgttgaataagctaACTAATGCAATAAATTctttagtttagcttatttaacttTATAACCACCATTATGATTTGAATTCACCTAGAATTAACATTCGTTCCCTACCATTCCACATTAATACCGGCCAACTAAGGTGTAACCGAACGAGCCCTAAGAAGGTCACAATGCCGGAAATGGCTGAAGCGCTAGCTCTTCGACGGGTTGTCTCCCTTGTTGGTGATGAAGATTTCGACAAGCTCATGGTGGTATCTGGTTGCCTATCTTTGATCCACATGCTTCACTTTTCAGAAGTGGATCGAAGTCTAATTGGCTTGATGGTGCAGGATGTCAAGCTCCTAGCTGCAGTATCGTTTTCTCATATTTTCCGCGAGTCCAATTTTGCGGCACATACTTTAGCGCGCTATGTGGAGCACTTTGTTTCTGTTTGTTTTAAAAACTCTATTTTGTAATGATTTTATTTAATCAGTTAAGTATCACAATTCTCTGAAAAAGAAGGGACATAAAACCCTATCAGGCTATCACGTGTATCCATCATCGGTAAAACTTCTATTTTTTACCTTTAGAATATAAGAAAAATACTGGAACCGAGGACAAGTGTTTTTACATATCGGGAGCATATGGCTCTTCTTTTTTTTTAAATGAATTTTATAGgcatttaaaaatgttcaaaaatTTGACAAAAATTGTGGCACATACATCTCGATTTTCTCTGTGCTTGCAAAGTCGCTTGACGAAAAATCGATACAGTTTACATCGTGtgtaaaaaatataaaattcGGTGTTATAAAAACTCttcacaaaacattttctttATTATTTTACATAGGTCATGAAAATGGTGTTTTTCCATAAAATTTTGCGTGTGCACGGATAATGTTGAGCCTTCCGAGCAGCGTAAGCGACCAGCTCAGCGATTTTTCTATTCCTCCCCAGGTTCGTAAATTTGGCACACGCCATGGGGAATTAGGCGATTCTCTATTTATAGACTTGTGCGCTTTGGTGCCTGGTCAAGAGTTTTTTTTTCATGCCTAAATTCATCTAATTTCGATTTGGTAACCCGGATAGCTACTGGGTTGGACTTGCTCTAATACACTAGTGATCCCACGACTTCTGCATATAGAAATTGAAGAAAATAGAATACTGTAGACAACCGTAAGTCCAACAAAAAAAATGAAGCTCTTTTACACAAGAGTATACCTAAAGACCCTTGATGATATAGCATACAAGAGCAGAGAATATTCTTTAACAAATGTGAGCCTATACATGAAGATGTCCCAAATATATGAATAGTCTGACACAGTTGGCATGTTGAACTACATATAGAGGCAAATTTAGCAGGACATAGAGCTTATCATAGACTTAATGTCATTGGCAATATTCTTGGCATCTTCGGCGATACCGGCCAATCCTCTCCTCGCCAACCCAGCACAGTAGAGCCCATTTTCACCTTTCCAATGATTCGGATAATCTTTGGTTGGCAGCCCATTGTCGTTTAACATGCTCTCACCATTCTGCGCTCATAAATAACATATAAAATTGGTTAAAAAATTAGTAATTGTTATGCGGAGTCTAACTAGATTGGggcaaattttaaaaaaatgttaGTACCTTGAGCCACATATTCGTTGTGCTCTTGTATCCGGTTGCAAATACGATTGCGTTAAATGAGATTTCATCTCCGCTTTGAAATTTAACTATATTGCCCATGATCTTACTAATGCTTCCTTGAACCTACAGATTGGTAAAGAAAATATTAATAAAGCGGCATAGTAAATCAACACATTGTATATGTAAAGGTCTATACCATGTCTGAGGATATACTTACTTGGATGAAGCCGTTTTTAATTAAACCAATGGTGCCGACATCAATCACGGCGGATCGGCCAGTTTTTGACTTGAGCATCATTGGACCCATGTTTGGCATTGTGATGCCATGCCTTGATAGGTCTCCAAACATGAATTTTGCCCCCATAACAAGGAGTTTATCCACTAGATTCAGCGGAAGATGGTGGGCTAGTGTCATCCCCAACCGGATTAGCTCCTTCGTCATTACATGAATCTGCGTCCACGATAAATTAAAATATCATTCTGGTGGTAGTTCTACTAAGAAATTGTATCCCATTACCAAATAAATATATATAGTGCACATACCGGCTTCTTACAACAATTGAAGTATTGACACCATGGGTCGCAAGGTCATAAGCGATTTCCATCCCAGAGTTGCCAGATCCAATGACCAACACACTCTTACCGGAGAAGCTCTTGCCTGACTTGTATCTTGATGAGTGGATGGTCTCACCCGGAAAATTTTGAAGTCCAGTGATCACCGGAATATTCTCTGCACTATTCTCACCTGTTGCCACAATAAGAAACTTCGCTGTGAAATTTATTTTTTTGCACTCTGCTATGTCATGAGCCACGATGGACCAAACTTTTTTCTCGCTGTCATATGTTGATGACTTCACGCTAGTGAGATACTTCGGTTGAATATTGAAACACTCAATGTAGTCATCCACGTACTTGACAAATAGGGCTTTTGGTATGTATGTTGGTGCATCTGCTGGATATGACATGTGTGGTAACTCACAAAACTCCTTCGCAAGATGCAGCTTCAAACGATCGTATGCGCGGTTGCGCCAAAGTGACGCACTGCAGTCCTCACGCTCGATGATGACATAGGGAATGGACAATTGTGTAAGGCACGCTGCAGTTGCGAGGCCTGCTGGCCCAGCACCAACAATCAGCACCACTACTTTCTCCATTGCAAAGACAAGATTTGGCGAACTTGTTGGAAAGGGTGAAGTGCTAGGCTAGGAGACTTAGAATAAGAAGAGGTACGGGTTTTCTTCCTATCTGAATGAATCTGTGGATGAGATAGTCACATATGAGGCATATATATGCTTGTAAATGTCGGGTGCCAAGATTAAGGGACGCGGAAAGAGATAAAGATCAATTGACACGTATAACCTAGAAATTGGAATGTTATAGATTCCATTATTGGTGTGAAACCATGTCTGCTATAGAATAGGCAGGAAATGCAATCCCGATTGCTTGCATTCTTTTGGAAATTTACCAGCCATATTTGGGTATAGTGTGTAGTTGATTAGTATTTCTTTCTTTTAATTCCTATCATCATGAATAAAAATTCATCCAGGATAAAGATATGTTCAGAGTATATATATTCCAAATGTTTCTTTCCTTTCCTGCACTTGTTGGCAATATAAACAAAAAGTTGATACGATAAGGATGAGTCAACGTCTCTCAAAATTTTGTCCAAAACGGAAGGGTTTCTCACTGTGCATTTATAAACATTATTATTTGATTACCCAAgagatcaaagtgcatcttctgaCAACAGTGCATTAGACTAGGCATACCACAACATTTTGTGGTGTGAATGAACTATTCCACCTTGGTATAATCTGCACACTACATATGTGAACTATGGTGAAGCTTATTATCGCTCTTTTGCTTCTAGTTGATGGTTGCGCGCTAGTCGTGAATGTCTTATGTGCATAGAAATTTTAGATTACATAGGTGATGTAAagtagaaaaataaaacaaagagtGAACCTTGTATTCTACTTGGATTTTTTATTTTGTAAAACATGAGAATAACAAAGATGCCATATGAGAAGCCGTAGTTTATCACCGAGGACAAGGAATAGAAGTTCTTTTAGTAATCAAAGTGATGGCAAGAAGTTATTAAAACGGGCATGTGCATGACCTTTGCTTATTTTGCTATTTTGGAACACATGGTAAATAACAAGTAATTAAATGACTTACATGCACAAACACAACTAAGATCATTTTTTAGATCTGAACTTTAAATCAGTATTTGAAAAAAAGCAGAATAGTATTAACTCAAACATGTACACGGTTGGAATGTATAATTTAAATGCAGTTGAATCAGAAGATCAAATCCAAATGGCATAATTACAAGTGAACAAagtaaaaaataaatagaaaatccTTAATACTTATCGttgtcttctcttttctttctcctAATGTTCTTCAAACCTGCAATCAAAAACATCAAAGACAGAGTAAGGATGATTAGTATGGGTTCATGTATGCATCTCTAGGAGAGATACATtgttttgtttatgatcttaATCCATGTGGCAACAAGAAGTGGTAATGTGGCGCCACCGAATACAACATGCACATTCTTGTTTGCACCAACTGCATGTGCATGGAAATACATGAACTGCATTGTGCCTGCAAGTACATGAATGAGCACTTATGTGCATCTAGAGAACCGGAAACACACAACCTTTGGTCTAATATTGGATGATGATACAATCAGTTGTTATTTGAGGGTGACATACGGAACATAATGATGGAGAACCAAAGACTCTTTGACCGGGTATTAAGGAAGGATCTTTTCAAGTCTGTATACACCAACTCAATTTTTTGTTCTCTTACTATTTTTTTTTATTCCAAATCCCTGAATAAAATATATGACAGGGTATTTCTGGATGAGCACAAAAGCTCGGTGTTTATAATTAGCCAAAATTATTTTCGGGCGTAAGATATTTCTTCTGGTTCCTAATTGTTCATACGTAGATGCTCATGATGACATTATTAATCATTTATATATGAAGCAAAAAATGTTCCTTGTTTACATAAAGTGGTCTATTTGAGCAGCTAGTTGCTTGTCTTCGATTTGTGGGAAGTGGCTTCGTGcgtgcagagagaggtggaatccGGGTCACCATTCACCAAGCAGAGCTGAAGCCAGTTGCCGCATCTGTGCCATCGTTGCTTCATGTCACACCGAATCTGAAGGGCAAACAATGTGTATGTGAAGAGGACACCGGACGGTGGCAAGGGAGAGAGATCCACGGATCGTTGCAGAAGACATCGGTGTCTGTCACGGCACGCATATAGCTACTCTGACCACCAATTCATCTACAAATATTATTCATTGTTCTGCTGCGACGCAGGGACACATTACTGATATATACATCAAAAAACACATCAACTCGAAGTGTTCTTTCACTGGAGCGGTGCCACCGTTGCTAACACTCGAGGTCACTCTTTCCGTGATAGGCTAACGCTGGCCCTGCAGTACGACAATCGGCGCGGGACTGAAGCCATTGCTCCAGACATGCTGAATGGAAGACGTGCTTGCACTGCAGCTGTACCAGGCCTTCTGCAGCACCATGGCATCCTTCCAGACATATCGAGCAGTCCACTGAGGACTCCCTGTCACCGCCTTCAATAGTTATTGGGAGAGTTTCTTCTCCTAGTTTGGAGACAGGTCTCGTACCTGGCGCTACCCCTGCCGCATCGCTGCAAGGCCCTGCTGTGATTTGTTTAACTTTGTGGGTTGACAGGGTGGCACTGGAGTTGAAGCGAATGGTTTGGCCATCCAGGCTGCTATCCTTTGCTGTGCAGACACCAGTTTCAGAAGAGAGATGAGGCCCAGCTTGAATGGTTCGTACTGCTGGTGATGTTTGCCTGCAACAACTGGAAAATGTGGATCAATGAAGAACTGCGAATATTGTAGCACGTAGACTTGGTGCTTAAAACAAGCAAACAGTGTGAGCAAAATTGTTGTCAGACCTTCTTCCCGCAAACAAGTCTAGGCTTCGGAGTCTTTGATGAAGCCTCTCCTTTGCTTGCTGAACCGCATCAGGAAGTCGGTCATTTGATGTGTTGGTGCTCAATCCTGAACTCAAGAGTTTGTCTCTTGTGGGCTCAGTTATGCTTTTTCTAGCCCCACAATCTCTCTGGTTACCCCGAGTAATTTCATAGCCCTGCGCTTCATAGGTTGACAGATGAGAAAAAATAATCTAGTTTATACTGTAATTATCAATGCTTCACAAAAGTTGGTACAGTAAGGCAAACTGAATTTGGAAAACGTTCAGACTTTTGTATTGCATCTCGTATCTCGTATAGCAGATGTTCATGTAATCATGCATTTGCTTCTTTTCTTTACCAAATTTATATAAAAAAGCAAGAGAACCTATGTAAGAAATTTTAGATCAATAAAATGACTAAGAATGTAGTTTGCAATCCGCGGAATTCTGTGGATTTCTAGGTCTAACATAAACTGTTCTGTAGAACAATAAGTGAAAAACAGGTTGCACACACGGCATATTTGCAGCTAGTTGCATTCTAATTGCCACATGTTCAAAGCTGGAAACACTCACATCACCTCCAAAAAGGATAAAACTGTAACCAAACTAAATGCACACTTTTTTTGACCATGACTAAATGCACACTTCAATTTGATCCTTGTTACAATTCAGATAATTTTGTCTTTCCATAAATATAATGTAAATCACCTCTTCTTTTACGACACAAAGGCATTTGCTATCAGTAATTTAACACTGAAACAAACGACCTGTATTGGATTAGCATCATACTGACATGGTTTGTTTCCTTAAAACGTTGACCAAACAAACTAACCATGTCAGCAGAAACAAATTCTTGGGTAGCTCTTTACAAAATGTAAAATGACATACTATAAATCATCAATTAAGAGTAGCATGAATCAAGTGTTAATCCGCAACCCACTCATGACTGAAATCTCCCTATTTCTGCGAGGACATTGCTTATGTTTCCTTGCCAAAATATTTGGTTTAAGAGGACCTAGTCAAAACAACAAGCAATTAAACTGTTTAGACCGGTCACGATAAAAGACCTGAATTCCCAAAATCTATTTAACATAACTAATGGTCTGAAATTTTGCAGTGATCAATCGACGGGAATGCATCTCTGTCTCCATTTCATTTTTTTTCGTTTTTGCAATACAAAGCATGGCATGCTCCAGGTTCCACTATCAGAAGATAACGGAGCAAAGTTTTGTTTGTGTTGCAATGCACCAAAGCCCAAAGAAGAATAAGAAAAAGACCTAAAAAAGAGTTACAGGGTCTGCGAGAGCTGCAGAGTATGCACCAGGCATAGCCTGGAAGCCCCAACACCTGAAAAGAGAACACCAGGAGCACCTAACTTAACCTgccttttttttgaaacggaggcaaaatctttgcctcatccattaatcAAGAAGAAATGTTATGGTCGGTTTGACCTATACACGCAGgaagcccactagtggctagttatgggcttagcccaagtaaattaggggcttagcccaagtaaattagggtttagaggaggccgtcctcctatataaacacttgtATCCCTTCGAGATTAATCAGACAATATTCAATATCATTACTGTCTCGTCTCC
It includes:
- the LOC127293858 gene encoding probable indole-3-pyruvate monooxygenase YUCCA10 — translated: MEKVVVLIVGAGPAGLATAACLTQLSIPYVIIEREDCSASLWRNRAYDRLKLHLAKEFCELPHMSYPADAPTYIPKALFVKYVDDYIECFNIQPKYLTSVKSSTYDSEKKVWSIVAHDIAECKKINFTAKFLIVATGENSAENIPVITGLQNFPGETIHSSRYKSGKSFSGKSVLVIGSGNSGMEIAYDLATHGVNTSIVVRSRYVHYIYLFGNGIQFLSRTTTRMIF
- the LOC127347174 gene encoding probable E3 ubiquitin-protein ligase RHY1A, with amino-acid sequence MPIAATLFYLQRRRPQPPPAEPTNSSPRRHSPATARRQVHPIRSAHHRTGYEITRGNQRDCGARKSITEPTRDKLLSSGLSTNTSNDRLPDAVQQAKERLHQRLRSLDLFAGRRQTSPAVRTIQAGPHLSSETGVCTAKDSSLDGQTIRFNSSATLSTHKVKQITAGPCSDAAGVAPGTRPVSKLGEETLPITIEGGDRESSVDCSICLEGCHGAAEGLVQLQCKHVFHSACLEQWLQSRADCRTAGPALAYHGKSDLEC